Genomic window (Vidua macroura isolate BioBank_ID:100142 chromosome 3, ASM2450914v1, whole genome shotgun sequence):
TCTAGCTTGTAACATCTTGTGAGATCTGTTCAACATTTGTGAAGTACTTGGAGAGAGCTGCTATTCTGATGATTGACTGAAATTCAGTTATGGTACACATAAAATGCCACTGAAAGTACCTCCATGTACATTAAAAACTCATCAGGAGTTTTCAAACAATGTAGTAACTTCAATACTTGGTTTAAGTATCGGTTTATATTTACCAAGGTATTTCCCAATTCTGATGTTTCTtcaacttgaaatatttttttctcaggtgTATCACCCTGATATGGAAACCTACTTCAGTGGATATGATGGATCAAAATACATTATGCAGCCATGGTTGAAAAAACTCTACCCTCATGACTGAGTACTTCAGTGTCTGTACGTGTAATGTACGTCCAGACAAAAGACATCCTTTTTAAACTTGAGCAAACAGACACCAggataaaatgtatattttttcctatgatgaaataaaacattcctAAGCAGGTTTTATGTCAGACACTCAATTTTGTCAGAAGTGAACACAATGCATGTTCAGTTTGCCATGACTCAGCAATGGGGATTAATTTCCTTCCAGTTTTGGGAGGAAAGGTGTAAATGGAGTGCAGTTTCAGCCAGGTGTGCCAAACGTTTGGCACATCAAATATCCTGCTGTTTTACAGGGGTCAGGGAACAAAAATAAGCAGTTGTGAACTTAATTCTGTACTTTCAGAATTAACTGTAATCTGAATTTTAGCAGATGGACTTACCACAagaatgaagtaaaaaaaagaaacatcaaaagGCACAAGAAAGTATAAAAATTTTATTGAGATGTGTAGGATTTGAAGGTTTCTAGAGCAacttatttcttctgttttcttttccctttatctCAAACACAGCAAACACTCTACAAGAAGCATAAGCAGTAGCATTCTGGATTCTTTCCTGCAGAGTCTGTGAATCAGCAGAGTGTAACAGGTGACTGTCTATGTGGCCTCCCCattcttttgtttcctcttcttttaTCAATAAAGGCTTTCCCAATGCCTGGCCAAACAGTCGACAGACTTCCTGGGCTTTCCGGCGCGTGTTTCCAACGGCAGTGACACACACTTGGCGGCTGAGaggtggaagcagcagcacaataACCAGCAGGTTCAACTCATGTACCAGTGCTCCTgccaagctttttttttaacgtTGCAGGTTTTGTAACTGCAGAGATGCTAAGGCACAACACCTTCCCCAGCTTCTGAGCCACACCCTGGGTATTGAGGGGACAGTGTGTGGAGGAAATGTCAGCATCCTCACTAATTCTGATGAgatcaaatatttctgaaaccTGCATGCTGCAGGCATCCACGCTGAGTCATGCAGAGCAAGAGTTCAACCTTTGCTCCAGGCATTTCAGTGGCTCAGCTGCAAGGTGTACTAGCATCTGCTTAATGTCACTGGCCGTATTTCCTGATCTCCTATAGATACCTCTGACATTCACTTTTGGCATCTCTGGAGCCTTTAACTGCAGCTAAATAAGCTTGCTTCTTGGACCAAGCAGTTATTTTCTTACaagaggaaaaaccccaaccaagACTAAACTTCCTTTTGTCCCTCCCACTTAGTGGGAGAAGCCTGGACTGTGAATAGTCAATGCTTTAAAACAAATCAAGATAGTGAGCTTCAGGGCAGCAAGTTTTGATGCTGAGGAAGTGCCACACATGGCTCTTTCCAGATAATGTCAGCTAGGGGTAATGGGAATTGGCAAGCGTACTTAAAATTATCAACATCTGGTAACACACGTGCACCCTTCACgaataaatacaaatgaaatcTACGCATGATGATGTAAGCAAAGCCAAATTCTGTTGACCTAAGATTCACAGCAGATTATACTCCAGTGGAAATCAgtggtaaaataatttttattacattctGCTTTTGCACAGGGACAAGAACAAATTCTATCTTCTAGGCTGAACAGCATTAATTTATGTTATACTTAAATACTGAAATCTCTAACATAAATATTAATAGGTGTAAAGGAAACTACTTGCTCCCATTGCAAACAGCTTAAATTATGTATTCATATTAACTGAGGCTGTAAGAGTTTTGATGTGTGAGAGAACTTACCGAAGTGTGTCTATGGCTTCTGGTGTGTGGTAGAAATGAGGTGGATTGATGGTAACAGAGGTTCCTAACTTTTCAATGAGTAGATTGCAAACATTCTGCATTTTTCCGAAATCACTGAATATGATACAGACCTGGGAGTGAGTGAACAGACATCAcatgaataatattttcattttccactgtCATTCAacacttttatttaaatcaaTATAAGGCCAGACATCTACAAGGTAACTAAACATACTAGTCCTGTATAAAACTCCAACATTTATGAACTTATAAGACTTCTGTATAGCCCTAGAGACTAGCATTAGGTTTGCAGCAGAAAGAAGTTCTTAAATAGTTTAAAACTGAGGATTAAGAAATCCCTTTCTGAGGAAATACAGAATTCTTGGTATGCAGATAATCTGAAGAATGAATGTGCTCTTTGCTGCACATGACTAGATGCATCTTGGTTTGTCCCTTCTTAGATTTCTAGATGTTAATTATGCAGAAGCTCATACAAAATGATGTGGAAAACATTGTGCACAAcagaaaagtacattttaattCCAAGCATTAGGTTAAAGAAACCTCAGCTATGAGATTAAGCTAAGCTGAGCCCAGTTCAGCTTGCAGTGGGCTCCAAATCCTGTGTTGTCTGAACACACTCATTGCAGTGCTGAGAGGGAACCGGGCACTTCAGACTTGgattaaaaacaatttaaacacCTAACAGTCTCTGGCTTTAAGAAGCATTAAATGAAGATGCATTAGAAATTCAGGTCCTTCCCAAATGCTATGAAGCAGCAATTAGTATCAGCCCTGGATTGAGAGCCCAACAGTTTTCCTGGTGGAAAGTCCTGCCAGGCAGCAACCTTCCAGGCAGAAGCCAGCTTCTCTCTGTGGCAaagcacagctgccaggactgaAGCAATGACACTGAGCTGATACAGCATTCAAGAATCAGAAATCCCGGACCCCTAActctttttttagaaaaaactAAAACCTCATCTTCACTTCCAgtacagtgctctcaccatGAGTCAGGTTCACCTTCTTTCTTATCCCTGACTCCCTTCTTTTTGCATACTAATACAGCTTCCACaggagtggaagaaaaaaacctgcagtaAAGAAAATTCTACTACCTGGGCCATACAGTTGCCCCCATGGCTGCTGCAGTCTATGCACCACTCTACCCCAGCGAGGGGCTATGACACACAAATCCAAGTTACAGCATGtcagctgcactgcagcagcttccTGTGTGCATACCAGAGATTTACCTTGTAGAGAATGAGATAATTCAAGGAAGCTGAGTCTCTCAGTGAGTGAGGAGGGAGCTACTTCATATACAGAGTAAGGTAAAAAGTAATTAATGCTCCCATCTTATTACCCTTGATAGCCTTTTGGTGAAGTACATGAACCTTACCCTGGCTTGCACTGGTTCAGTGGCTCTGAAAGGTGCATTGTCAATTGAACAGAGACTGAAGATGAGGCTATACCTAcagttttttct
Coding sequences:
- the IRAK1BP1 gene encoding interleukin-1 receptor-associated kinase 1-binding protein 1, with product MAPPAPPSSRVFAELDLAPSPAPEGRVEPPALPGREVHVSGSAELSARPDRARVSLRLGSRKEAAAAARSSVSRRLQYIAHSARLHGVPEENMTVTEDFSRVENTYQMEAEVCIIFSDFGKMQNVCNLLIEKLGTSVTINPPHFYHTPEAIDTLRRQVCVTAVGNTRRKAQEVCRLFGQALGKPLLIKEEETKEWGGHIDSHLLHSADSQTLQERIQNATAYASCRVFAVFEIKGKENRRNKLL